The window CGGGTGTGCCTGCCCAGTTGCAATGTTATGGACTGCACCACAGCCAAGGGTGTGGAATTCTGCTTCCAATGTGACGAATACCCCTGTACGAATACGGGGTTGCCCGAGCCGGTCCTCAAGAAGTGGCGTGCGCAGAACGACCGTATGCGCGAGATCGGCATTGACGGATACCTGAGGGAACTCGCGGAAACGCCGCGGTACCCGTAGCTGAATATTCATCGGATCGGGAGTGCTGCCCGATTCATTTGCGGAGGAGCGATGAAAGTTTACCTGATCGGAGCCGGACCGGGCGATCCCGGTCTGTTGACCATAAAGGGCCGCGATGTGCTGAGCGAAGCGGACGTCATTGTCTATGACTACCTCGCCAACAGCGAATTCCTGAACTACGCCAAGCCCGGCGCGGAAATCATCTACGTGGGCAAGAAGGGCGGCGACCACACCCTGTCGCAGGAAGGCATCAACAAGCTCATCGTGGACAAGGCCAAGGAAGGCAAGGTTGTTGCGCGCCTGAAGGGTGGCGATCCCTACATGTTCGGCCGCGGCGGCGAAGAAGCCGAAGAGCTTCTGGATGCGGGTGTTTCCTTTGAGGAAATTCCCGGCATCACGTCTGCCATTGCCGGTCCCGCCTATGCGGGCATTCCGCTTACCCACCGCGATTACGCCTCTTCCGTGGCCTTCATCACCGGCCATGAGAATCCCGACAAGCCGGATTCCTCCCATAACTGGGATGCGCTGGCCAAGGGCACGTCAACGCTGGTGTTCTTCATGGGTATGAAGAACCTTCCCCATATTTCTGAACAGCTCATCAAGCACGGCATGGACCCCAACACGCCTGCCGCACTGGTGCACTGGGGCACGACCACCAAGCACCGCTCCATGGCTTCCACCATTGAGAAGCTTCCCATCGACGGTCCCGCGCAGGGCTTCACCTCTCCTTCCCTCATCGTGGTGGGCGGCGTGGTCAACCTGCGCGAGCGTCTGAACTGGTACGAGCAGCTGCCCCTGCTGGGCAAGAGCGTGGTGGTTACCCGCGCACGAGAGCAGGCCAGCGGCATGGCTGCACAGCTGCGCAAGCTGGGCGCTAACGTGATTCAGTTCCCCACCATCAAGATCAATCCGCTGCCGGATTATTCTGAAGTGCATGCGGCCATCCGCAAGCTGGATGAATACGAATGGCTCATCTTTACGTCCGTGAACGGCGTGAAGCACTTCTGGCTGCAGATGGCTGAACTGGGTCTCGACACCCGTGCCCTCGGCAAGGTCAAGGTGGCGGCCATTGGTCCCGCAACTGCGGACATCCTGCGTGAAAAGGGCATCGAGCCCGACTTCATTCCGGAGAAGTATGTGGCTGAAGGCGTGGTCAAGGGCCTGCTGGAGCGCGGCATGAACGGCTCCAAGGTGCTGCTGCCCCGCGCCATGGAAGCCCGCGAAGTGTTGCCGGAAGAACTGCGCAAGGCCGGTGCCACCGTGGACATTCTGCCCGTGTACGAAACCGTGCCCGCAGGTGAAGCCAAGGACGCCGTGATGGAGCTGCTGGAGAAGGACGAACTGCACTGCGTCACCTTTGGTTCCTCCTCCACCGTAGACAATTTCTTCGCGCTGGTGTCTCCCGATGTGGTCAAGACGCACAAGGCCAACCTCAAGCTGGCCAGCATCGGTCCCATCACCGCCAAGACGCTGGAATCCTACGGCTTCACCCCTGACATTCAGCCCGAGGATTACACCATCCCCGCGCTGGTGGAAGAACTGAAGAAGAATCTGTAGCCGCTACAGGTTATGATGATTGCAATAAGGCCGGAGTTCGCTCCGGCCTTTGTTCATTGTAGCGCTTGAGCCGTGGTGTCGGGTGGTGCCTGCAACCTTTGCCAAACCCGCCGACCTCTGGCAAAGAAAGACGAGAACGGATGCATACTGTCCCCATCGGCGCGAAACGCTGATGCGGGAGTAAAACGGAATAGGATGGATGAGGCGGGGCGGATCGACGCAGCCTCTCTTCGCCTGAGACCTTTCCCGCTTCATAGGGAGATGCCGCACATGGCCTTGAAAATTGCTGTGCTTGCATCGGGCAATGGCTCGAACTTGCAAGCCATACTGGATAAGCACGCAGCAGGCGTGCTGGATGTGGATATAAGGCTGGTGCTGTGCAACAAACGCAATGCCTATGCGTTGGAGCGTGCCGAGGCGGTGGGCGTGCCAACCCTGTGCCTGCCCCATACAGACTATCCCGACAGGGAGAGCTTTGATCAGGCCATGATCAAGGCCATACAGGAATCCGGGGCGGACACCATCGTTCTGGCAGGCTACATGCGTCTGCTCACGTCGGCTTTTCTTCAGGCGTTTGCCGGCAAGGTCATCAACATCCATCCCGCCATTCTGCCCGCCTTTGCGGGTGTGAGGGGAGCGGCGGATGCCCATGAGTACGGCGTGAAGCTTGCTGGTTGCACCGTCCATTTCGTGGATGAGATCATGGATCACGGACCGGTCATTATTCAGGCCGCTGTTCCCGTGAATCCGGAAGAGGATGTGGAGACGTTGAAGCAGCGCATCCACAGTGCAGAACATCGTGTCTACCCGCAGGCCCTGCAGTGGCTGGCGGAGAATCGGCTCAGCCTTGAGGGACGCGTTGTGCGGCTTGCTTCGTCGGACAAGCCAAAGCTGGCTGCCGCCGGAAATTGCCTTGTCTGGCCGCCGCTGGAAGAAGGTTTTTAAATTGAAGCCCCTCGCAGGAGGGGCTTTTCACTTGAAGCGCAGGGGCGAGCGCTGCAAAGAGCTGCTTAAGCATTGTTCTGCTTTGGCGTGCGCTTGCACAAGGCGGTCATGATGGCCTATGCAGTGATCGAACGCCGCTCCTGAAGGATGCTCCCGATGATTGAAACCATACTCACGCTTTTCACCGTCTGTTTCTTTGCCCGCATGAGTCCCGGTCCGGATATGATGCTGCTCATCAAGCATTCCACAGCTGCGCATGGCTATTCCGGTGAAGAGGAAGGTGGCGGCAGTTGCCGTGCCGCCTACGCCTGCGTGCTAGGGGTCTGTGTGGGGTTGTGTTTTCATGTCATGCTTTCCGTTCTGGGGCTGGCCATCATCATCAAAAGCAATCCCATGGTATTTGCGGCATTGCGTTATGCCGGTGCAGTCTACCTGCTGTATGTAGGCTGGCGTTGCTTTACGGACAGGGATACCGTGCAGCTGGAAGGGCAGGGGGGGCTGTGCACCACCGCAGGGCAGGGATTTCGTGACGGTTTGTTCTGCAACCTGCTCAACCCCAAGGTCACCATGTTCATTCTCAGCGTGTTCATGCAGCTTGTCACGCCGGAGACATCCCTGTTCGAGCGTCTCGCCTATGGCGCGGTCATCGTGCTTGAAGGTCTCTTCGGTTGGGCCGTGTTCGTCTATTTCCTGCATACGCCGTTCATGAAACGACTGTACGGAAACCATGCGGGCATCATCAACAAGACAACGGGTGTTGTCCTGTTTGCGCTTGGCGGGGCCATTTTCGTCTGGGGTTAGGCGCTGCATTAGGCTGTATTGCCCCTCAGCTTGATTGAAAACTCGGGAATGCGTTATTGTGGTCGTAAGAGTGATTGTTCCAACGGTAGCGTGACGGAGCGCAGGCGTATGACAAAGCAATTCAGGTTGACCCTGTCGGAAGAAGAAAAACAGTATCTGCTGGATCTGGTGCGGTGGAGCATCCTGCACAGGCTGGCAGGAAAGGGCGGTGACGTTGCCGAGGCTGCGCCCGTACCGCCTTCTGAGACGTTGCAGTTGCCTTTGGGCGCTTTTGTGACCCTGAAGCGTAACGGCGCCTTGCGTGGTTGTATCGGCTATGTGATGGCAGAAGAGCCTTTGTACAAAACCATCACCCGCATGGCTCAGGCTGCAGCCTTTGAGGATCCCCGTTTTTCTCCCCTTGCTGCCGAAGAGCTGGAAGGGCTGGATGTGGAAATTTCCGTACTTGGCCCGCTGACACCGTGTGATGATGTGCAGGCCATAGAAATTGGCAGGCATGGCCTTATCATCCGGCGCGGAATGCATTCCGGCCTGCTGTTGCCGCAGGTTCCCGTCGAGTGGGGATGGGACAGGGAAACCTTTCTTGCGCAAACCTGTCGGAAGGCGGGACTGCCTGAGGATGCCTGGCAGCAGTCAGGCACACAGATAATCTGGTTTGAGGCGGAAGTATTTTGACGGCGTTGTTCTGCTATTCGAACTCGGAGGAGCCATGAGAGTGTTTTCCAATGGAAAGAAAAGCTTTTCCATCACGCGGGCTGCTCTGAAAACTGCGATTGTTTACGGCGTGTTCGGTGTGCTGTGGATACGTTTTTCCGACCTGCTGCTGGATTACACCATTGACGATGCGCGAACCATGACGACCGTGCAGACGTATAAAGGATGGTTTTTCATTCTGGTTACGGCTGCTCTGCTGTTTCTTCTTGTGCGACGCAATCTGCTCTCGCAGAAGGCGTTTGAATCCTCCCTGCGGGCGAGTAATGCAAGGCTCGACGGCATGTTCCGCGTGGCTGGCGGTGTAGCGTTCATTCTGAGCAAAAAACGCGGTGGGTTGCATTTCGTTGAAGCGGTGAGCCCGGGAGCTGTCCGCATGTTCGGTCTGGAGTATTCTGATATCGGCAGGCCGGTGCACGGGTTGCCGGTGCCTGACTCTCTTTTGGTTTCGGCTGCGGGCAAGGGAACTGGCCTGGATGGCATGACCGAGATACTCTTTACAACCCATCAGGGGCAGGAAAAAGCGCTTCTGGGAAGGACTCTGACCCTTGAGCCCGAAGAGGACGGTACGGAAGTACTGCTTTCGGTAGCCTTGGATGTCACCGAGCGCAGGCAGATGGCGAGGGAACTGGAAGCGGCTCACGGGGTTATCAAGGGTATTCTGGATGCCGTTTCGTCCATCGTGATCTGTGTAGATGAAAGAATGGGGGTGCTGCATTGGAATGCGGCTGCCCAAGCCTGCACGGGGCTGGATATGGCGCAGGTCAAAGGACGTCCCCTGAATAGTGCGTTTCCTTTTTTGCAACCCCGCTTGAACGAGATATCCCGAGCCGTTGCGGAAAAACGCAGCCTTGCCTTTCAGATGCGTCCCTCTGCAGATGTGTGCCTCATGCAGAATGGGAACGCTGAAACCAGAGGCGCAGGCGGCCCCATATTTTACGAAGTGCAGGTTTTTCCCCTTACACATGAAGGAGGGGGGGGCGTCATACGGGTGGACGACATCACCGAGCGCGTGAGGGTTCAGGACGTTCTGGTGCAGACGGAGAAAGTTATGTCCGTGGGCGGACTGGCTGCCGGTATGGCTCACGAGATCAATAACCCTCTCGGGGCCGTCATGCAGGGAGCGCAGAACGTACGGCGTCGGCTTTCCAGCGACCTTCCCGCAAACAGGGAGGCCGCGGCCGAAGTTGGGTGCGATCTGGAAGCGCTTGACCGGTATGTGAGGCAACGCAACCTTGACCGCATGCTGGACGGTGTTGTCGAAGCAGGAAGGCGGGCTGCGGATATCGTAACCAACATGCTGGACTATGCCCGAACGGCCGATTTTTCCCACAGCGGTGTGCACGTCGATCAGCTTCTTGATAAGGCACTGGGGCTGGTGGATAACGACTATAGTATCGAAAAGGGATATGATTTCAGAATGATCCGGGTGGTGCGTGAATACGGGAAGGATCTCCCCATGGTTTCATGTTCCCGCATAGGCATAGAGCAGGTGGTGGTCAATCTGCTGCGCAATGCCGCACAGGCGATGTTTACCTATGAAGGGGGCGAAGGCTGGAAGCCCGAGATTCGGATACGCACTTATGTTGGCGATGATCGTGTTGTCATTGAGGTGCAGGATAACGGCCCCGGCATGACCGGAGCCCAGCAAAAGCGCGCTTTCGAACCTTTCTTCACGACCAAGCCGTCTGGCGAAGGCACGGGGCTTGGGCTTTCTGTTGCACACTATATCATCACCTCAGTCCATAGAGGGGAATTCGTTCTGGAAAGCGAGCCCGGAAAAGGGGCCTTGTTCCGTATTTCGCTTCCCCTGCAGAGAAGCCCGGAATTAGGATAGGCCTTGGGCGTATGTTGCCGGTAGCCTAACCCGCAACCTTTGTGCTACCTCC is drawn from Desulfovibrio mangrovi and contains these coding sequences:
- the cobA gene encoding uroporphyrinogen-III C-methyltransferase, yielding MKVYLIGAGPGDPGLLTIKGRDVLSEADVIVYDYLANSEFLNYAKPGAEIIYVGKKGGDHTLSQEGINKLIVDKAKEGKVVARLKGGDPYMFGRGGEEAEELLDAGVSFEEIPGITSAIAGPAYAGIPLTHRDYASSVAFITGHENPDKPDSSHNWDALAKGTSTLVFFMGMKNLPHISEQLIKHGMDPNTPAALVHWGTTTKHRSMASTIEKLPIDGPAQGFTSPSLIVVGGVVNLRERLNWYEQLPLLGKSVVVTRAREQASGMAAQLRKLGANVIQFPTIKINPLPDYSEVHAAIRKLDEYEWLIFTSVNGVKHFWLQMAELGLDTRALGKVKVAAIGPATADILREKGIEPDFIPEKYVAEGVVKGLLERGMNGSKVLLPRAMEAREVLPEELRKAGATVDILPVYETVPAGEAKDAVMELLEKDELHCVTFGSSSTVDNFFALVSPDVVKTHKANLKLASIGPITAKTLESYGFTPDIQPEDYTIPALVEELKKNL
- a CDS encoding ATP-binding protein translates to MRVFSNGKKSFSITRAALKTAIVYGVFGVLWIRFSDLLLDYTIDDARTMTTVQTYKGWFFILVTAALLFLLVRRNLLSQKAFESSLRASNARLDGMFRVAGGVAFILSKKRGGLHFVEAVSPGAVRMFGLEYSDIGRPVHGLPVPDSLLVSAAGKGTGLDGMTEILFTTHQGQEKALLGRTLTLEPEEDGTEVLLSVALDVTERRQMARELEAAHGVIKGILDAVSSIVICVDERMGVLHWNAAAQACTGLDMAQVKGRPLNSAFPFLQPRLNEISRAVAEKRSLAFQMRPSADVCLMQNGNAETRGAGGPIFYEVQVFPLTHEGGGGVIRVDDITERVRVQDVLVQTEKVMSVGGLAAGMAHEINNPLGAVMQGAQNVRRRLSSDLPANREAAAEVGCDLEALDRYVRQRNLDRMLDGVVEAGRRAADIVTNMLDYARTADFSHSGVHVDQLLDKALGLVDNDYSIEKGYDFRMIRVVREYGKDLPMVSCSRIGIEQVVVNLLRNAAQAMFTYEGGEGWKPEIRIRTYVGDDRVVIEVQDNGPGMTGAQQKRAFEPFFTTKPSGEGTGLGLSVAHYIITSVHRGEFVLESEPGKGALFRISLPLQRSPELG
- a CDS encoding LysE family translocator — encoded protein: MIETILTLFTVCFFARMSPGPDMMLLIKHSTAAHGYSGEEEGGGSCRAAYACVLGVCVGLCFHVMLSVLGLAIIIKSNPMVFAALRYAGAVYLLYVGWRCFTDRDTVQLEGQGGLCTTAGQGFRDGLFCNLLNPKVTMFILSVFMQLVTPETSLFERLAYGAVIVLEGLFGWAVFVYFLHTPFMKRLYGNHAGIINKTTGVVLFALGGAIFVWG
- the purN gene encoding phosphoribosylglycinamide formyltransferase — translated: MALKIAVLASGNGSNLQAILDKHAAGVLDVDIRLVLCNKRNAYALERAEAVGVPTLCLPHTDYPDRESFDQAMIKAIQESGADTIVLAGYMRLLTSAFLQAFAGKVINIHPAILPAFAGVRGAADAHEYGVKLAGCTVHFVDEIMDHGPVIIQAAVPVNPEEDVETLKQRIHSAEHRVYPQALQWLAENRLSLEGRVVRLASSDKPKLAAAGNCLVWPPLEEGF
- the amrA gene encoding AmmeMemoRadiSam system protein A, which codes for MTKQFRLTLSEEEKQYLLDLVRWSILHRLAGKGGDVAEAAPVPPSETLQLPLGAFVTLKRNGALRGCIGYVMAEEPLYKTITRMAQAAAFEDPRFSPLAAEELEGLDVEISVLGPLTPCDDVQAIEIGRHGLIIRRGMHSGLLLPQVPVEWGWDRETFLAQTCRKAGLPEDAWQQSGTQIIWFEAEVF